The genomic segment TAAAGTCAAGAATGATAATATTCGATACAGATTTTGTGGAACCTTGTAGTGTGTTTCTGCGTAAATGAATTAGGTGATATGTTTAACGGGATATTAAAATGATTGGACCAATAAAATTACGACGCAAACGTATATTGGTTGACGTTGATACCCAGAATGATTTGTTGGTTGCCACCGGCGCCAACTGCATTAAGAATCACCGTCGTGTCCTGATGAATATCCGCAGAATTGTTGCCTGGGCACGAATAAAAGGTATCAAATCTGTTTCTACTGTACTATCTAAACCACAACACAATGGCGACAAATTTTGCATTGTCGGCTCGCAGGGCATCAAAAAAATTTCATACACACTTCGCGGCAAGAGAGTTGTTTTTAACGCGGATAACTCTACAGATTTGCCAAGGGATATATTTTCTCACTATGAGCAGGTAATATTAAGCAAACGTGTTGAAGACCCGTTTGAAGAACCGCGTGCGGAAAGAATTCTGACCGAGTTGAAGGCGGACGAATTTATCGTAATCGGCGCACCAGCCGAAGGCGCTGTTTCACCAACAGTTCTTGGCCTTTTGCAGAGAGGCAAAAGGGTGGTTGTCATTACCGATGCGATTGGCGTTTACGACCGAAAGAACGCAGAAGTCGCGTTCCGCAAATGGCAGGCCAAAGGTGCGATTCTGCTGGAGACAAAGGATTTAGCCGGCGCTACACATCTCAAAACGGCCGGGATATGCACTTGCAAAATCTGTAAACTGACCGAAAAAGAACTCCAGGCACAGGCCAGCGCGTAATATTATTTCTTTGCGGCTTTAACTTCAGAATTTGTGCAATCCATAACTTTGAAGATGGTGGTGTTATCAATATAGTTTCTGCTGTTAATGCCGAAGTAAAAAGAAGAACCGATTTTGTCAGAGCCGATGATATAGTTATTGAACATTTCGGCGTTTTTCCCCTTTGCGAAAAAGGGCACTAATGAATTTGTATGTTTTTGGGAGTTGAACTCCATTTTGGGTATTGAAATTCTACCGTTGCTGACGATGTCGCCGAGAGAATTAACATCTCCGGTTAGGAAACCGCATTCATGGTCGGCTGTAATTATAAGAAGCGTGTCATTCCAAGAGCCATTCTTTTCGACCCATTCGATTACAGCTTTGACAGCCGCGAAAAAATCCAATTCTTCTTCTATCATTCGGTCTTTCTGATTTGCAT from the Planctomycetaceae bacterium genome contains:
- a CDS encoding cysteine hydrolase family protein, producing the protein MIGPIKLRRKRILVDVDTQNDLLVATGANCIKNHRRVLMNIRRIVAWARIKGIKSVSTVLSKPQHNGDKFCIVGSQGIKKISYTLRGKRVVFNADNSTDLPRDIFSHYEQVILSKRVEDPFEEPRAERILTELKADEFIVIGAPAEGAVSPTVLGLLQRGKRVVVITDAIGVYDRKNAEVAFRKWQAKGAILLETKDLAGATHLKTAGICTCKICKLTEKELQAQASA